A genomic stretch from Bosea sp. F3-2 includes:
- a CDS encoding glutamate-5-semialdehyde dehydrogenase: MTGDSALRIIATKETGDVRLVMQEVGRRARVAARKVALSPTEQRNAALLAMADALRARSARILAANAQDLTEGKAAGLSGSFMDRLALDEKRLAGIAHAVAEVATLPDPLGRVLAEWTRPNGLRFERVATPLGVIAVIFESRPNVTADAGALCLKSGNAAILRAGSDSFRSSTEIAAAMREGLEAAGLPGDAIQLVPTRDRAAVGEILAGLNGTVDVVVPRGGKSLVARVQSEARVPVFAHLDGNCHVYVDGRADLAMAREILLNAKLRRTGVCGAAETLLVDEACAATHLAPLVTALLDAGCAVRGDAAVQAVDARATPASEEDWSTEYLDTIIAAKVVPGLDAAIEHIERYGSHHTDAIVTADEAAAARFLAEVDSAIVVHNASTQFADGGEFGFGAEIGIATGRMHARGPVGVEQLCSFKYRVHGAGQTRP, translated from the coding sequence AGCCCGACCGAGCAGCGCAACGCCGCCCTCCTCGCCATGGCCGATGCGCTGCGAGCCCGGAGCGCCCGCATCCTCGCCGCCAATGCGCAGGACCTCACTGAGGGCAAGGCGGCGGGCCTCAGCGGCTCCTTCATGGATCGCCTCGCTCTCGACGAGAAGCGCCTCGCCGGCATCGCCCACGCCGTCGCCGAGGTCGCGACGCTGCCCGATCCGCTCGGCCGCGTGCTGGCGGAATGGACCCGGCCGAACGGGCTGCGCTTCGAGCGCGTCGCCACGCCGCTCGGCGTCATCGCCGTGATCTTCGAGAGCCGCCCCAACGTCACCGCCGATGCCGGCGCGCTCTGCCTGAAGAGCGGCAACGCCGCGATCCTGCGCGCGGGTTCCGATTCCTTCCGCTCCTCGACCGAGATCGCCGCCGCCATGCGCGAGGGCCTCGAAGCCGCCGGCCTGCCCGGCGACGCGATCCAGCTCGTGCCGACGCGCGACCGCGCCGCGGTCGGAGAAATCCTCGCCGGCCTCAACGGCACTGTCGACGTGGTCGTACCGCGCGGTGGAAAGAGCCTCGTCGCCCGCGTCCAGAGCGAGGCGCGCGTGCCGGTCTTCGCCCATCTCGACGGCAACTGCCATGTCTATGTCGATGGCAGGGCCGACCTCGCCATGGCGCGCGAGATCCTGCTCAACGCCAAGCTGCGCCGCACCGGCGTCTGCGGCGCAGCCGAGACGCTGCTCGTCGACGAGGCCTGCGCCGCGACCCATCTCGCCCCGCTCGTCACCGCCCTGCTCGATGCCGGCTGCGCCGTGCGTGGCGATGCGGCGGTGCAGGCCGTCGACGCGCGCGCGACGCCCGCGAGCGAAGAAGACTGGTCGACCGAATATCTCGACACGATCATCGCGGCGAAGGTCGTGCCGGGGCTCGATGCCGCCATCGAACATATCGAGCGCTACGGCTCGCATCACACCGATGCGATCGTCACCGCCGACGAGGCCGCCGCCGCCCGCTTCCTGGCGGAGGTCGATTCCGCGATCGTCGTCCACAACGCCTCGACCCAGTTCGCCGATGGCGGCGAGTTCGGCTTCGGTGCCGAGATCGGCATCGCCACCGGCCGCATGCATGCCCGCGGCCCCGTCGGCGTCGAGCAGCTCTGCTCGTTCAAGTACCGCGTCCATGGCGCGGGCCAGACGCGCCCCTAA